In one Brassica oleracea var. oleracea cultivar TO1000 chromosome C9, BOL, whole genome shotgun sequence genomic region, the following are encoded:
- the LOC106316937 gene encoding protein LIGHT-DEPENDENT SHORT HYPOCOTYLS 5-like, whose translation MEGAAMAAASSSSSPSRYESQKRRDWNTFLQYLKNHKPPLTLSRCSGAHVIEFLKYLDQFGKTKVHVAACPFFGVPYPPAQCTCPLRQAWGSLDSLIGRLRAAFEEIGGGLPESNPLAAKAIRIYLKEVRETQAKARGIPYDKKKRKRPRTAKETQKPDDGEGAGGSGSGDSALVISATVV comes from the coding sequence ATGGAGGGAGCAGCGATGGCAGCGGCGAGTTCCTCATCATCACCAAGCCGCTACGAGTCGCAAAAGAGACGAGACTGGAACACTTTCCTTCAGTATCTAAAGAACCACAAGCCACCTTTAACCCTGTCTCGTTGCAGTGGCGCACACGTCATCGAGTTCCTTAAGTACCTCGACCAGTTTGGTAAGACCAAAGTCCACGTTGCGGCTTGTCCCTTCTTCGGAGTACCGTACCCACCGGCTCAGTGCACTTGCCCTCTCAGGCAGGCTTGGGGAAGCCTCGACTCTCTCATCGGCCGTCTAAGGGCTGCGTTCGAGGAAATCGGCGGTGGACTTCCAGAGTCAAACCCTTTAGCTGCCAAAGCGATTAGGATCTATCTTAAAGAAGTACGTGAAACTCAGGCTAAGGCTCGAGGGATTCCCTACGACAAGAAGAAACGGAAACGACCTCGTACAGCTAAGGAAACTCAGAAGCCCGATGATGGAGAAGGTGCCGGTGGAAGTGGAAGTGGTGATTCTGCTTTGGTTATTTCTGCAACTGTGGTATAG